The genomic segment TATCGGAGAGTCGATTGATGATGTAGAGACCTGTAAGCAGCTGGTTCGCAAAATCGCCTACAATTACGGTATACCCTATTTTACACTTTCACCGGTTTTCTCTGTGTGCAAACTGCATGGATACCTCAAAGGGGAGCATTTCTCATGCCCCACCTGCTCAGAAGAAGCCGAAGTTTATGCACGTATCGTAGGATACTACCGACCAGTGAAAAACTGGAATCCGGGAAAGAAATCAGAGTATAAGGATCGTACTGTTTTTGATACCGGGGATAAATCCGCGCAGGAGAAACCAGTAATTCAAAAAGTGGCAGAAGAGAAAAAATGTGTGAATACGTGAAAATCTCTGGTTGGCTGAAAACATCATTCATAGATTATCCGGGGACGGTTTCAACCGTCCTTTTCCTTTCTGGATGTAATTTGCGCTGCCCTTTTTGTCATAACCCGGGGATTGTAAATGATGAATTACCGCAGGTCGCATTTGATGAGGTTAAGCAATACCTCATCAAAAGAAAACATATAGTCGAAGGTGTCGTGATAAGTGGGGGAGAACCTACGCTTCACCCGTCTCTTCCGGAGCTTGTCAGGGAACTCAAAAATATGAAATTGCGGGTAAAGATCGATACCAACGGACTTTTACCTGAAATGATTGAAAAAACCTCCCCTGATTACCTTGCCCTGGATATAAAGACCGTTCCGGAAAAGTACAGACTTCTGGGTGCAGATATGGTGGATGTTCAATGCAGGCTGCGCAAATCGATATCTATGGTGGAGGCTATGGGAGAGAATGGCGAAGTTAGAATCCCGGTAGTCCCCGGTTTGGTTGATGATTTTGAAATTGAGGAACTCAAAGAATTGCTTGGGGGAGTAAGGAAGGTTTTTATTCAGCCTTTTAAGAGGAATGCAGAATTGCTCGATCCTGCATTTAGTGATATTGAGCCACATTCACCAGAAAAATTGAAAGGGTGGTGCCGTATGCTGCGCAGTCTTTCGATTGATTGTCATATCAGGGGGATGGAATATTGAGTCGCTTTTAAAAGGCTTAAACAAACAAAGAAGCGTTGGGGGGGCGATCCTCAGAAA from the Chitinispirillum alkaliphilum genome contains:
- a CDS encoding Ribonucleotide reductase of class III (anaerobic), activating protein, producing MCEYVKISGWLKTSFIDYPGTVSTVLFLSGCNLRCPFCHNPGIVNDELPQVAFDEVKQYLIKRKHIVEGVVISGGEPTLHPSLPELVRELKNMKLRVKIDTNGLLPEMIEKTSPDYLALDIKTVPEKYRLLGADMVDVQCRLRKSISMVEAMGENGEVRIPVVPGLVDDFEIEELKELLGGVRKVFIQPFKRNAELLDPAFSDIEPHSPEKLKGWCRMLRSLSIDCHIRGMEY